Within Malus domestica chromosome 04, GDT2T_hap1, the genomic segment ATGGGTCATGCTAGTCGCCCTCTACTAGATAATTCTGGGAAATGTGTCATCCTCTGCCACGCACCTCGTAAAGAATACTACAAGAAGTTCTTGTACGAAGCATTCCCTGTTGAAAGCCATTTGCACCATTATCTACATGATAATCTGAATGCAGAAGTTGTTGCAGGAATAATTGAGAACAAGCAAGATGCTGTCGATTACCTTACATGGACTTTCTTGTACCGGAGGCTCACACAAAATCCCAACTATTACAATCTTCAGGGAGTTACTCAGCGGCATCTTTCTGATCACCTGTCGGAGCTTATTGAAAATACACTGAGCGACTTGGAGGCAAGCAAGTGTGTTGCAATCGAGGATGACATGGACCTTTCTCCTTTGAATCTTGGCATGATAGCTTCATACTATTACATCAGTTATACCACCATTGAGCGTTTCAGTTCGTCTTTAACTTCCAAAACAAAGATGAAGGGTCTTCTTGAGATTCTAACTCACGCTTCGGAGTATTCACAACTTCCTATTCGACCAGGGGAGGAAGAGGTAGTTCGGAGGCTAATTAACCACCAGAGGTTTTCCTTTGATAATCCCAAATGCACAGATCCTCATGTTAAAGCAAATGCTCTGCTTCAGGCCCACTTTGCTAGGCAGCCTCTGGGTGGTAACCTAGCGTTGGACCAGCGAGAGGTGATCCTTTCCGCTAGTAGGTTGCTTCAGGCGATGGTTGATGTCATTTCCAGCAATGGCTGGCTAAGCCTTGCTGTCTTAGCCATGGAAGTCAGCCAGATGGTGACTCAGGGCATGTGGGACAGGGACTCGATGCTTCTACAGCTTCCTCACTTCACAAAGGAGTTGGCAAAGAGATGCCAGGAAAATCCTGGAAAGAGTATAGAGACAGTGTTTGATTTGGTTGAGTTGGATGATGACGAAAGGCGTGACCTACTTAAGATGTCAGATTCACAGCTGCTGGATATTGCACGATTTTGCAACCGCTTTCCCAACATTGATATGCTATATGAGGTGCTTGATAGGGATAACATAAGGGCCGGGGAAGAAATCACTCTGCTAGTCACTCTCGAACGTGACCTTGAAGGGAGGACTGAGGTAGGTCCTGTGGATGCCCTGAGGTATCCCAAGGCCAAAGAAGAGGGCTGGTGGCTTGTGGTCGGCGATACCAAGACAAACTCGCTGCTCGCCATCAAGAGAGTTTCGCTGCAACGGAGGGCCAAGGTGAAGCTCGAGTTTGCTGCTCCTGCCGAACCCGGAGAGAAGAGTTTCATTCTTTACTTCATGTGCGATTCATATTTGGGATGCGATCAGGAATATGATTTCACTCTTGATATTAAGGATGCAGCAGGACCTGACGACGACAGCGGCAGCGAATGATATGTTCCCTGTTCTTCCAAGCATTTTCTCTTctgttatgttttttatttccgCTGTTTCTGTTTCTTAAAGGTTATGGTTCGTATGTTCCATATGATGTAATATACTCTACTGGATGACGATAATTTTGCACGCATGCCCCCTTTCAGATTAAAGGGCTCGTTGGGGCTGTTTTTTCTAACAATATATTTTCTGCTTATAATTTTGTTATTAACTTATCGAAACTTTGTATTTATAGAGTTCTAATTTGAAATAAATATGAAACATATTTGAAACAAATATGAAAGAAATTATACAACAATCAAGTCTAATCTCGCTAAGTGAGGTCAGTGAGGTCAGTTGAAAGAAATCGTAAATCGTATGTACTATTAAACTGTAATACATAATAGTGCAATCACTCTGGTGGAGGTCCTTCCAGTCGGATGTAGTCGTACATAACTCCGGCGAAAGGTCCCCAGTTTCTTGATTGAGTAAGGTATATGGTGTTGTATCCTTGTTGTAGTCGATAGCTCGGCACATCAACACTGAAAAGCCAGTACAAACCATGAATTCCATGCCTTGCTATGGCATTGTCCTTCCCTATTAGCCCTGTCGAAAAATGAGGTGTGTCGGTCTGGTTGTTGAATCGAACCTGCAGTTCAGCATAGGTGGCCGAAGCCAATGCCAATTGGAGCGTATAATCTCCGGTCCAAACGTCTTCAAGTTGAAATACAATTTGCCATGTCGTTGCCTCGTATGTACCGTTTCTGTTTCTTGTCACATGAGCGTAAAACCAATCATCGTTGTAATTGTCTGTGCCGACGGTGTAGATGAGATCATGGTCAGGGTAATAATCTCCATATCGTTCCCACAAGCCATATTGCCTAAACTTGTTTGCGTAATTGTCAGTGAACAAACGGTTCACAAGGGTCGGATATGGATCCGGTATGTTGAACTCTGCGGCTGACCGATCGGGGATGCCAATCTCCCACAAGGTTGGACCACTTCTCGGAGGTTCGAAGGTAATATTAGCTAAGTTGATTTCACTTGCAGGTTCAATTGTAATATCATGCTCGTACTTGTAGTCCCCAATGAAGCCGGGAACAGTTGCATACAAACTATAGTTCCCCGGTCGAACATCTTTTATGTAGAAATAACCTTGCTTGTCAGCTTGAGTCCAGAACTGATAACCCTTGCATTCCATTTGCCATGATCCCGCGTATCCGCGTGCAGCCAATCCCACATAAGCATAACTTGCTGAATCTAGGCCCTCGTGGAAGTACGAATCCCATATTAGTAACTGACCAGCAACTGATCCACGTTCATCGGAGCTAGGAAAGTCTTCGGACTGAGTGAAATTGTACGGCCAACTCTTTACTTCTTCATACATCTGTTCCTTTGCATTTTCCCAGAGAGAGAAGGAGGCATTCGAGCTTGGAATGTCCGAGTTAAGATACACAAAGACAGGACCAAAAACCTTCTTCCATGCCTCACCTTCTGCGAAGGTCAGTCCAAAACCTCTCCCGACGTAGTGACTACTAAGAAACACAGTGAGGGAAGTTGGTCC encodes:
- the LOC103434366 gene encoding uncharacterized protein, with product MLTQQTHNTVELNNGIVRVTFSYPGGDVIGIQYKGIDNLLEIKNPPSNRGYWDLVSKNGLDRLQGTTFKIVTSTADQIEISFNKTFDISLGDWTLPLNVDKRYIMQRGRAGFYAYAIYERLEGWPELHLGQTRLVLKLREDKFQFMAVSDDRRRFMPTAKDRDGDHAQALAYREAVLLTNPSNPDFKGEVDDKYQYSSEVKDIKVHGWISTDDAIGLWMITPSTEFRSAGPFKQELTSHVGPTSLTVFLSSHYVGRGFGLTFAEGEAWKKVFGPVFVYLNSDIPSSNASFSLWENAKEQMYEEVKSWPYNFTQSEDFPSSDERGSVAGQLLIWDSYFHEGLDSASYAYVGLAARGYAGSWQMECKGYQFWTQADKQGYFYIKDVRPGNYSLYATVPGFIGDYKYEHDITIEPASEINLANITFEPPRSGPTLWEIGIPDRSAAEFNIPDPYPTLVNRLFTDNYANKFRQYGLWERYGDYYPDHDLIYTVGTDNYNDDWFYAHVTRNRNGTYEATTWQIVFQLEDVWTGDYTLQLALASATYAELQVRFNNQTDTPHFSTGLIGKDNAIARHGIHGLYWLFSVDVPSYRLQQGYNTIYLTQSRNWGPFAGVMYDYIRLEGPPPE